In Methanocaldococcus lauensis, a single genomic region encodes these proteins:
- a CDS encoding selenouridine synthase SelU-like subunit, which yields MIIFGLFGKTGCGKTEILQELKKHHPVIDIEEIARTRGSILGDLYHLSMRSQEEFDELINKEIEKAKQIGYAVVEYEGRKIGGERKLKIPELLADINNYTYKILIDCPYDCQIKRLVSIYKPKNDVEKKILINKFLILKDSFKKPEMIQNIEKIIELIKKDEYLEAAKLIEEKLYREHYLRNVKKIKPDLIVYNEDVKKSAKIIDEFIREKLKEHNII from the coding sequence ATGATTATCTTTGGATTGTTTGGAAAAACTGGCTGTGGAAAAACAGAAATTTTACAAGAATTGAAAAAACACCATCCTGTTATTGATATTGAGGAAATTGCAAGAACAAGAGGTAGTATTTTAGGCGATTTATATCACTTAAGTATGAGAAGCCAAGAAGAGTTTGATGAGCTCATAAATAAAGAGATTGAAAAAGCAAAACAAATTGGCTATGCAGTTGTTGAATACGAAGGTAGAAAGATAGGGGGAGAAAGAAAATTAAAGATTCCAGAGTTATTGGCAGATATTAATAATTACACTTACAAAATATTAATTGACTGCCCTTATGATTGCCAAATAAAAAGATTGGTGTCAATTTACAAACCAAAAAATGATGTAGAAAAAAAAATTTTAATAAACAAGTTTTTAATATTAAAGGATAGTTTTAAAAAGCCCGAAATGATTCAAAATATTGAAAAAATAATAGAACTTATAAAAAAAGATGAATATCTTGAAGCGGCAAAATTGATTGAGGAAAAGTTATATAGGGAGCATTATTTAAGAAATGTAAAAAAAATAAAGCCAGACTTAATTGTATATAATGAAGATGTAAAAAAATCAGCTAAGATTATAGACGAATTTATAAGAGAAAAACTAAAAGAACATAACATAATATAA